The Candidatus Hydrogenedentota bacterium DNA window TCGGGAAGGGCACGTCCAGCCGGAGCACCAAACTGGTCCACGGCGGGGTGCGCTACCTGCAGCAGGGAAACATCTCGCTGGTGCTCGAGGCGCTGAAGGAGCGCGGGCTCATGCGGGAGAACGCCCCGCACCTGGTGCACGACCTGCCCTTCATCGTGCCGAACTACACCTGGTGGGAGGCGCCCTTCTACGGCATCGGCCTGCGGGTCTATGACCTGCTCGCCGGGAAGCACGGGTTCGGCCCCTCGCGCAATCTCACGGTGAAAAAGACCATAGAGCGCATCCCCACCATCGAGACGGAGGGCCTGCGCGGCGGGGTGATTTACTATGACGGGCAGTTTGACGACGCGCGGCTGCTGATCAACCTGATGCAGACCGCCGCGGCCCACGGCGCCGCCGTGGTGAACCACATGGAGGCGGTGCGGCTGCTCAAGAAAAACGGCGTGGTGTGCGGCGCGGCGCTCCTGGACCGGGAAACCGGAAAGGAGCATTCCGTGAAGGCGCGGGTGGTCATCAACGCCACGGGGCCCTTCGTGGACGGCGTGCGCGGGATGGACGAGCCGGGCGCGGCGCCCATGATCCGGCCCAGCCAGGGGGTCCACATCGTGCTGGACCGGGCCTTCCTCCCCGGCGACAGCGCCATCATGGTGCCCCACACGGACGACGGGCGGGTGCTCTTCGCCATACCCTGGCACGGGCGCACCCTGGTGGGCACGACGGACACGCCCATTGACGCCGTTTCCGAGGAGCCCGCCGCGCTGGAAAGCGAGGTGGAGTTCCTCCTCACGCACACGGCACGCTACCTCACCCGCGACCCGGACCGGGGGGACGTGCTGAGCGTCTTCGCGGGCATCCGGCCGCTGGTGGGCGGGGACGCCGCGACCACGGCGGCCCTGTCCCGCGACCACACGCTGCACATCTCGCGCAGCGGGCTGGTGACCGTCACGGGCGGCAAGTGGACCACCTACCGGAAGATGGCGGAGGACACGGTGGACCAGGCGGCCACGGTGGCGCAGTTGGACCCGCCGCCCTGCCCCACGCGCACCCTGCGCATTCACGGCTATTCAAAGCGTCCGGAGGAGTTTGGCGATCTGGCGCTGTACGGCGCGGACGCCCTGTCCATCCGCAACCTCATGCGCGGCGCCCCCGGCAATGCGGAGCGGATTCACCCGAACTTCACCACCGTTGCCGCCGAGGTGCTTTGGGCCGTGCGCAACGAGATGGCGCGGACCGTCGAGGACTTCCTGTCCCGGCGTACCCGGGCGCTGCTGCTGGACGCCGCGGCAAGCGTCGAGGCCGCACCCCGCGTGGCGGCGCTCATGGCCAAAGAACTGGGTCGTGACCGGGTGTGGGAGGAGGAGCAGCTCCGGAAGTACACCGCCCTGGCGGCACGGTACCGGCTCTAAGGAAAGTGCCGGGGGCGGGTACGGCTGGGCGCAAGATAAAGGTTGCGGGTACAGCCACCTGCGCGGACAGGGGCCTGTTCTCCATGCAATGGCCGTGGA harbors:
- a CDS encoding glycerol-3-phosphate dehydrogenase/oxidase, with the protein product MNLSRDDMAARAADKRTVWDFLVIGGGATGMGVAVDAAARGLSVLLADRDDFGKGTSSRSTKLVHGGVRYLQQGNISLVLEALKERGLMRENAPHLVHDLPFIVPNYTWWEAPFYGIGLRVYDLLAGKHGFGPSRNLTVKKTIERIPTIETEGLRGGVIYYDGQFDDARLLINLMQTAAAHGAAVVNHMEAVRLLKKNGVVCGAALLDRETGKEHSVKARVVINATGPFVDGVRGMDEPGAAPMIRPSQGVHIVLDRAFLPGDSAIMVPHTDDGRVLFAIPWHGRTLVGTTDTPIDAVSEEPAALESEVEFLLTHTARYLTRDPDRGDVLSVFAGIRPLVGGDAATTAALSRDHTLHISRSGLVTVTGGKWTTYRKMAEDTVDQAATVAQLDPPPCPTRTLRIHGYSKRPEEFGDLALYGADALSIRNLMRGAPGNAERIHPNFTTVAAEVLWAVRNEMARTVEDFLSRRTRALLLDAAASVEAAPRVAALMAKELGRDRVWEEEQLRKYTALAARYRL